A single genomic interval of Granulicella tundricola MP5ACTX9 harbors:
- the uxaC gene encoding glucuronate isomerase, whose amino-acid sequence MLHEHRLFPADGAARAIAVKLYETIKDAPIISPHGHTDPQWFAENKPFANPTALFLQPDHYIFRMLYSQGISLESLGVPQAGVKGDASVGVDPREAWRIFAKNYFLFRGTPTRLWLDHSFSTLFGFTERLSEKNADEYYETIDKALKTPEFLPRALFEQFNIEVLATTDAATDPLKFHAQIKESGWKGRVVPTFRPDSVVDAEFIGFKENLQKLGEMTGEDVSNFKGYLNALRSRRAFFKSMGATATDHGHLTAMTADLPADEAGRLYERVFAGKMQAGDVELFQAQMLTELAGMSVEDGLTMQLHPGSVRNHNLNVYEKFGRDKGADIPSPTEYVRSLRPLLNKYGNEANFTFILFTLDETSYSRELAPLAGHYPCLRLGPSWWFHDSPEGMMRFREQATETAGFYNTVGFNDDTRALLSIPARHDVARRVDAAFLGRLVAEHRLDEDEAFELIQDLTVNLVKKAYRL is encoded by the coding sequence ATGTTGCATGAGCACAGGCTTTTTCCGGCGGATGGCGCGGCGCGCGCGATTGCAGTGAAGCTGTACGAGACGATCAAGGATGCGCCGATCATCTCGCCGCATGGGCATACCGATCCGCAATGGTTTGCGGAGAACAAGCCGTTTGCGAATCCGACGGCTCTGTTTCTGCAGCCGGATCACTATATTTTTCGGATGCTTTATTCGCAGGGGATCTCGCTGGAGTCACTGGGGGTGCCGCAGGCTGGGGTGAAGGGGGATGCTTCGGTGGGGGTCGATCCGCGGGAGGCGTGGCGGATCTTTGCCAAGAACTACTTTTTGTTTCGCGGTACGCCTACGCGGCTGTGGCTGGATCACTCGTTTTCAACGCTGTTTGGGTTTACGGAACGGCTGAGCGAGAAGAATGCGGATGAGTACTACGAGACGATCGACAAGGCGCTGAAGACACCGGAGTTTCTGCCGCGCGCGCTGTTCGAGCAGTTCAATATCGAGGTGCTGGCTACGACGGATGCGGCGACCGATCCGCTGAAGTTTCATGCGCAGATCAAGGAGTCGGGCTGGAAGGGGCGGGTGGTGCCTACGTTCCGGCCGGACAGCGTGGTGGATGCGGAGTTCATCGGGTTCAAGGAGAACCTGCAGAAGCTGGGCGAGATGACGGGTGAGGATGTCTCGAACTTCAAGGGGTATCTGAATGCGCTAAGGTCGCGGCGGGCGTTCTTCAAGAGCATGGGCGCTACGGCGACCGATCATGGGCACCTGACGGCCATGACTGCGGACCTGCCGGCGGATGAGGCTGGGCGGCTGTATGAGCGGGTGTTCGCGGGCAAGATGCAGGCGGGCGATGTGGAGCTGTTCCAGGCGCAGATGCTGACGGAGCTGGCGGGGATGAGCGTCGAGGATGGACTGACGATGCAGCTTCATCCGGGCAGCGTGCGGAACCACAACCTGAATGTCTATGAGAAGTTTGGGCGGGATAAGGGCGCGGATATTCCTTCGCCGACGGAGTATGTGCGGTCACTGCGGCCGCTGCTGAACAAGTATGGCAACGAGGCTAACTTTACGTTCATCCTGTTTACGCTGGATGAGACGTCGTACAGCAGGGAATTGGCTCCGCTGGCGGGGCACTATCCTTGTTTGAGGCTGGGACCGAGCTGGTGGTTCCACGACTCGCCTGAGGGGATGATGCGGTTCAGGGAGCAGGCTACGGAGACGGCTGGGTTCTACAACACGGTTGGATTCAACGACGATACGCGGGCGTTGTTATCGATTCCGGCTCGGCATGACGTGGCGCGGCGTGTGGATGCGGCGTTCCTGGGACGGCTGGTTGCGGAACATCGGCTGGATGAGGATGAGGCGTTTGAACTGATTCAGGATCTGACGGTGAACCTGGTGAAGAAGGCTTATCGGCTGTAA
- a CDS encoding carbohydrate-binding family 9-like protein, with protein sequence MTGLISTHSAAQATTDQPQPLSYSCQYTKTPPTVDGRLNDPAWQSAAWTSDFVDIEGPAKDKPRYRTRMKMLWDDNYLYIAAELQEPEVKATLTKHDSVIFKDNDFELFLKPLPETQSYYEFEINALNTGWDLFLNKPYREGGKADNSWDIEGLKTAVAVNGTLNNPNDKDVGWTVEIAIPLTAFQPRQDVPHPTLGTIWRVNFSRVEWKAGQPKEDNWVWTPQGLINMHVPDRWGYLRFTR encoded by the coding sequence ATGACTGGCCTGATATCCACTCACAGTGCAGCCCAGGCAACCACCGACCAACCTCAGCCCCTCTCGTACAGCTGCCAATACACAAAGACCCCTCCCACAGTCGACGGCCGCCTGAACGATCCCGCATGGCAGTCAGCCGCATGGACCAGCGACTTCGTCGATATCGAAGGGCCCGCAAAAGACAAGCCCCGTTATCGAACCCGCATGAAGATGCTCTGGGATGACAACTATCTCTACATCGCAGCAGAGCTACAGGAGCCCGAGGTCAAAGCCACCCTGACCAAGCACGACTCCGTCATCTTCAAAGACAACGACTTCGAGCTGTTTCTCAAGCCCCTGCCCGAAACCCAAAGCTACTACGAATTCGAGATCAACGCCCTCAACACAGGCTGGGACCTCTTCCTCAACAAGCCGTACCGAGAAGGAGGAAAGGCTGATAACAGTTGGGACATCGAGGGCCTGAAGACCGCAGTCGCCGTAAATGGAACCCTGAATAACCCGAACGACAAGGACGTAGGATGGACGGTTGAGATAGCCATCCCCCTGACAGCATTCCAACCCCGGCAGGACGTCCCGCACCCCACCTTAGGCACAATCTGGCGCGTAAACTTCAGCCGCGTCGAGTGGAAAGCCGGACAGCCCAAAGAAGACAACTGGGTCTGGACCCCACAGGGCCTCATCAACATGCACGTCCCGGATCGCTGGGGCTACCTCCGCTTCACTCGCTGA
- a CDS encoding lactate racemase domain-containing protein — protein MSLFFSVGSPETELSEAEIRDGLFSALGMLGERKRVLAVPPDFTRMHSKSGMLTEMASAYYGDRLVDVLPALGTHKPMTDAEISTMFGATPRELFRVHDWRNDIVTLGEVPGEFMADVSEGKLDYTWPAQVNKLLRDGGHDLILSIGQVVPHEVVGFANGSKNIFVGTGGVMGIHRSHFLGAVYGMERMMGRADTPVRRVLNYASAHFTNELPQIVYVQTVVNKNAAGKLVMRGLYISDDDQAFELAAALSLKCNFLMMDREIKKAVVFLDPQEFRSTWLGNKSVYRTRMALADDAELIVLAPGVHEFGEDAAIDTLIRRYGYCGTPATLDAVKEDAELAANLSAAAHLIHGSSEWRFTIRYCPGHLTQEEIEGVHFAYGDLATYTAKYDPEKLVDGWNVVDGEEIFFISNPGLGLWAYEGRFKD, from the coding sequence ATGAGTTTATTTTTTAGTGTGGGATCGCCTGAGACTGAGTTGTCGGAAGCTGAGATTCGCGATGGTTTGTTCAGCGCGCTGGGAATGCTGGGGGAGCGGAAGCGGGTGCTGGCGGTGCCGCCGGACTTTACGCGGATGCACTCGAAGAGTGGGATGCTGACGGAGATGGCGTCGGCTTACTACGGCGACAGGCTGGTGGATGTGCTGCCGGCGCTGGGGACGCATAAGCCGATGACGGATGCGGAGATCTCGACGATGTTTGGGGCTACTCCGCGAGAGCTGTTCCGGGTGCATGACTGGCGGAACGATATCGTGACGCTGGGTGAGGTTCCGGGTGAGTTCATGGCTGATGTGTCGGAGGGGAAGCTCGACTATACGTGGCCGGCGCAGGTGAATAAGCTGCTGCGGGATGGCGGGCATGACCTGATCCTCTCGATTGGGCAGGTGGTGCCGCATGAGGTGGTGGGGTTTGCGAATGGGTCCAAGAATATCTTTGTGGGGACGGGCGGGGTGATGGGGATTCATCGCTCGCACTTCCTGGGGGCGGTGTACGGGATGGAACGCATGATGGGGCGGGCGGATACGCCGGTTCGGCGGGTGCTGAACTATGCAAGCGCGCACTTTACGAATGAGCTGCCGCAGATCGTTTATGTGCAGACGGTGGTGAACAAGAATGCGGCGGGCAAGCTGGTGATGCGGGGGCTTTACATCTCGGATGATGACCAGGCGTTTGAGCTGGCTGCGGCGCTGAGTTTGAAGTGCAATTTTCTGATGATGGATCGCGAGATCAAGAAGGCGGTGGTGTTTCTTGATCCGCAGGAGTTCCGGTCGACCTGGCTGGGGAATAAGAGCGTGTACAGGACGCGGATGGCGCTGGCGGATGATGCGGAGTTGATTGTGCTGGCTCCGGGGGTGCATGAGTTTGGTGAGGATGCGGCGATCGATACGCTGATCCGGCGGTATGGGTACTGTGGGACGCCGGCGACGCTCGACGCGGTGAAGGAGGATGCGGAGCTGGCGGCGAACCTGAGCGCGGCGGCGCACCTGATTCATGGGTCGAGTGAGTGGCGGTTCACGATACGGTACTGTCCGGGGCACCTGACGCAGGAGGAGATCGAAGGGGTTCACTTTGCGTATGGGGATCTGGCGACGTACACGGCAAAGTATGACCCGGAGAAGCTGGTGGATGGGTGGAATGTAGTGGATGGGGAGGAGATCTTCTTTATCTCTAACCCAGGGCTGGGGTTGTGGGCTTATGAAGGGCGTTTCAAGGACTAA
- a CDS encoding TA system VapC family ribonuclease toxin: MIVLDANLLLYAYTARSSFHQPARSYLDHIFSDTSESIGIPIQCATAFLRLITNPAVTGARIAMDDAIARVEEWQALPHVRILYPGEEHWQFLKTVTRNGHATGDLIADAAIAAFALEYGAVVHSNDRDFARFSSIRWHNPLA; this comes from the coding sequence GTGATCGTCCTGGACGCAAACCTCCTGCTCTACGCCTACACCGCTCGTTCGAGCTTCCACCAGCCCGCACGGTCCTACCTCGACCACATCTTCAGTGATACTTCGGAGTCCATTGGCATACCCATCCAATGCGCCACCGCGTTTCTTCGACTGATCACAAACCCCGCCGTCACCGGCGCTCGTATCGCAATGGATGACGCAATCGCTCGCGTCGAAGAGTGGCAGGCACTTCCCCATGTGCGCATCCTCTATCCCGGCGAAGAACACTGGCAGTTCCTCAAAACCGTCACCAGGAATGGCCATGCAACCGGAGACCTCATCGCCGATGCTGCCATCGCGGCCTTCGCACTCGAGTACGGCGCGGTCGTCCACTCCAACGACCGCGACTTCGCCCGCTTCTCCAGTATCCGCTGGCATAACCCTCTGGCCTGA
- the larC gene encoding nickel pincer cofactor biosynthesis protein LarC → MRIAYLDCFAGISGDMFLGALIGTGVPLEVLQDAATAMNLNVTLKQETVDRSGISSIKIHVLEGDKPAEGQAPDTFTHQAAPHVHTHAPKTQHQHKTGHPHTHEEPHTHDHPHVHGRSLSVIRTMIQAAPLAPAVKTLAIQTFELLGQSEAKIHNVPVDDIHFHEVGAVDAIIDIVAASAGIVHLNIGTWHASPVNVGGGMVVCAHGTFPVPAPATADLLRNIPTYSAHIQKELVTPTGAAILRALSPTFGPQPPMSIASIGYGAGTRNPESFPNVLRLSIGESGAPGPDSRTWVSTETTQEIRVIETNIDDATPQLLAHVADLALKQGALDVTLTPVIMKKGRPGTIVTVLCTPADQSTLTQLLLTELPTLGVRTRTETRTILDRTHRTAETPYGPIRIKSGSLSGTLLNETPEYEDCRAAAAAHKVPLKTVQQAALAAPSK, encoded by the coding sequence ATGAGAATCGCCTACCTCGACTGCTTCGCCGGCATCTCCGGCGACATGTTCCTCGGAGCCCTGATCGGCACCGGAGTCCCCTTGGAAGTCCTGCAAGACGCCGCCACGGCCATGAACCTCAACGTCACCCTCAAGCAGGAAACAGTCGACCGCAGCGGCATCTCCTCCATCAAGATCCACGTCCTCGAAGGCGACAAACCCGCAGAGGGCCAGGCCCCCGACACCTTCACCCACCAGGCCGCCCCACACGTCCACACCCACGCCCCCAAGACCCAACACCAACACAAAACCGGCCACCCCCACACCCACGAGGAACCACACACACACGATCACCCCCACGTCCACGGCCGCTCCCTCTCAGTCATCCGCACCATGATCCAGGCTGCCCCCCTCGCCCCCGCAGTCAAAACCCTAGCCATCCAAACCTTCGAGCTTCTCGGTCAGTCCGAAGCCAAGATCCACAACGTCCCCGTAGACGACATCCACTTCCACGAGGTCGGAGCCGTAGATGCCATCATCGATATCGTCGCCGCCTCCGCCGGCATCGTCCACCTGAACATCGGCACCTGGCACGCCTCTCCGGTCAACGTAGGTGGCGGCATGGTCGTCTGCGCCCACGGCACCTTCCCCGTCCCCGCCCCCGCCACCGCAGACCTTCTCCGCAACATCCCCACCTACTCCGCCCACATCCAGAAGGAACTCGTCACCCCCACCGGTGCCGCCATCCTCCGCGCCCTCTCACCCACCTTCGGCCCCCAGCCCCCCATGTCCATCGCCTCCATCGGCTACGGAGCCGGCACCCGCAACCCCGAATCCTTCCCCAACGTCCTCCGCCTCTCAATCGGCGAATCGGGTGCCCCAGGTCCGGACTCTCGGACCTGGGTTTCCACGGAAACCACCCAGGAAATCAGAGTCATAGAAACCAACATAGACGACGCCACACCTCAACTCCTCGCCCACGTAGCCGACCTCGCCCTGAAGCAAGGAGCCCTCGACGTCACCTTAACCCCCGTCATTATGAAGAAGGGCCGTCCCGGCACCATAGTCACCGTTCTCTGCACGCCAGCAGACCAATCCACCCTCACCCAACTCCTCCTAACCGAACTTCCCACCCTGGGAGTCCGCACCCGCACCGAAACCCGCACCATCCTCGACCGCACCCACCGCACCGCCGAAACCCCCTACGGCCCCATCCGCATCAAGTCCGGCTCCCTCAGCGGCACCCTCCTCAACGAAACCCCCGAGTACGAAGACTGCCGCGCCGCCGCCGCCGCCCACAAAGTCCCTCTCAAAACCGTCCAACAAGCAGCCTTGGCAGCACCGTCAAAATGA
- a CDS encoding SDR family NAD(P)-dependent oxidoreductase, with product MGHKLFDLSGKVAVVVGGTSGIGLAMAIGLAEAGANVVASSRRQEQVDEAAALIEAQGVETLRITSDVGNRASLQALLDGTLKQFGKVDILINCAGKIKREPTLTVSEETWDDIMNTNVTGTLRACQIFGKHMLERGSGKIINIASLNTFVSLKEVTAYAASKAAVGALTKSLAVEWSSLGVTVNAIAPGVFRTALNQKLLDESERGKELRMRTPMGRFGKTEELVGSAIFLASEASNFVTGEILVVDGGFLASGVNQ from the coding sequence ATGGGACACAAGTTGTTTGATCTGAGCGGCAAGGTTGCGGTGGTGGTGGGTGGTACGTCCGGTATCGGGCTGGCGATGGCGATTGGGCTGGCTGAGGCTGGGGCGAATGTCGTGGCGAGCTCGCGGCGGCAGGAGCAGGTGGATGAGGCTGCGGCGCTGATCGAAGCGCAGGGTGTCGAGACGCTGCGGATCACGTCCGATGTGGGTAATCGGGCGAGCCTGCAGGCGCTGCTGGATGGGACGCTGAAGCAGTTCGGGAAGGTGGATATCCTGATCAACTGCGCGGGCAAGATCAAGCGGGAGCCTACGCTGACGGTGTCCGAGGAGACGTGGGACGACATTATGAATACGAATGTCACCGGGACGCTGCGGGCCTGCCAGATCTTTGGCAAGCATATGCTGGAGCGCGGGTCGGGCAAGATCATCAATATTGCTTCGCTGAATACATTTGTGAGCTTGAAGGAAGTGACGGCTTATGCGGCGAGCAAGGCGGCGGTCGGGGCGCTGACGAAGTCGCTGGCGGTGGAGTGGAGCTCACTGGGGGTTACGGTGAATGCGATTGCTCCGGGTGTGTTCCGTACGGCTCTGAACCAGAAGCTGCTGGATGAGAGCGAGCGCGGCAAAGAGCTCAGGATGCGGACGCCTATGGGGCGGTTCGGGAAGACGGAGGAGCTTGTTGGCTCGGCTATCTTCCTGGCGAGCGAGGCTTCGAACTTTGTGACGGGCGAGATTCTGGTGGTGGATGGAGGGTTCCTGGCTAGTGGTGTGAACCAGTAG
- a CDS encoding beta-N-acetylhexosaminidase, whose product MRLSRLATCALFLLPSLAFSQTLHLIPMPREVHASTDVPLAQGIRITTSTQDPEDRFTAEDLTTSLAARAIPTSGPFTINLTRTQSLPEEMKLEGYTITPGQNSITLAAASSAGLFYAAQTLKQLIEHDGSAAVLHLATIKDWPAMRYRGYQDDLSRGPISTLEYEKKMIRTMASYKVNLFSPYFEETQQYASNPTMAIPGASMSAADARELVAYATKFHVMVVPDQEAFGHLHHNLLYEQYQPLAETPHGTALAPGQPGSLALIHQMFGELAALYPSPFLHIGADETVDLGVGQTKSAVDTQGLGPVYLNFLQKIVTDLQPLNRRILFWGDIAQTIVQGKTAYGSVGAPGNDHPDPDLIKNLPASFKKGTIAVAWWYNPNPRGGFSKFLTPFTDAGIETWVATGVNSWSRIFPNNNDALANIQQFTLEGQRQHSTGQLNTIWYDDGEALANGNWYGLLFGAEAAWHQGEASIPAFEQSYAQVFHGDATGKLNEAQLELMECHRILRDQAHVGDGSTGIFWSDPWSKDGQPNAAKIRPYVHDLRMHAEHALTLIAQARAAAPPLTVGAPRLASETWDHAAYDPLNAYPSNPTALRNTDAIDALELGARRFDFIGLKFQLSDEIIQGYNRALIARASSDPKLHATTGREIGDIASGVNGRIRDLRDNFSLIRDLYEQTWLRSNRPYSLRPVLEKYDASIQLWIARGEKFRSAQRQYGESKTLPTAFDLGLPPQ is encoded by the coding sequence ATGCGCCTTTCCCGCCTCGCCACCTGCGCCCTCTTCCTTCTGCCGAGCCTCGCCTTCTCCCAAACCCTCCACCTCATCCCCATGCCGCGCGAGGTCCACGCCTCCACAGACGTACCCCTAGCCCAGGGCATCCGCATCACCACTTCTACGCAAGATCCAGAAGACCGCTTCACAGCCGAGGACCTCACCACCTCCCTCGCCGCCCGTGCCATCCCCACCTCCGGCCCCTTCACCATTAACCTCACCCGCACCCAGTCCCTCCCGGAAGAGATGAAGCTTGAGGGCTACACCATCACCCCCGGCCAAAACTCCATCACACTCGCCGCCGCCTCGTCGGCCGGCCTCTTCTACGCCGCCCAGACCCTCAAGCAGCTCATCGAGCACGATGGCTCCGCCGCCGTCCTCCACCTCGCCACCATCAAGGACTGGCCCGCCATGCGTTACCGCGGCTACCAGGACGACCTCTCCCGCGGCCCCATCTCCACCCTCGAATACGAAAAGAAGATGATCCGCACCATGGCCTCCTACAAGGTCAACCTCTTCTCCCCTTACTTTGAAGAGACCCAGCAATACGCCTCCAACCCCACCATGGCCATCCCCGGCGCGTCCATGTCCGCCGCCGACGCGCGCGAGCTAGTCGCCTACGCCACCAAATTCCACGTCATGGTCGTCCCCGACCAGGAAGCCTTCGGCCACCTCCACCACAATCTCCTCTACGAGCAGTACCAGCCCCTCGCCGAAACCCCGCACGGCACCGCCCTCGCCCCCGGCCAGCCCGGCTCCCTGGCCCTCATCCACCAGATGTTCGGTGAGCTCGCCGCCCTCTACCCCAGCCCCTTCCTCCACATCGGTGCGGACGAAACCGTAGACCTCGGCGTAGGCCAGACCAAATCCGCCGTAGACACCCAGGGCCTCGGCCCCGTCTACCTCAACTTCCTCCAGAAGATCGTCACCGACCTTCAGCCCCTCAACCGCCGCATCCTCTTCTGGGGTGACATCGCCCAGACCATCGTCCAGGGCAAGACCGCCTACGGCTCCGTCGGCGCACCCGGCAACGATCACCCTGACCCGGACCTTATCAAAAACCTCCCCGCCTCCTTCAAGAAGGGCACCATCGCCGTAGCCTGGTGGTACAACCCCAACCCACGCGGCGGCTTCTCCAAGTTCCTCACCCCCTTCACAGACGCAGGCATCGAGACCTGGGTCGCCACCGGCGTCAATAGCTGGTCCCGCATCTTCCCCAACAACAACGACGCCCTCGCCAACATCCAGCAGTTCACCCTCGAAGGCCAGCGCCAGCACTCCACCGGCCAGCTCAACACCATCTGGTATGACGATGGTGAAGCCCTCGCCAACGGCAACTGGTACGGTCTCCTCTTCGGAGCCGAAGCAGCATGGCACCAGGGCGAGGCCAGCATCCCCGCCTTCGAGCAGAGCTACGCCCAGGTCTTCCACGGAGACGCCACCGGCAAGCTCAACGAAGCCCAGCTTGAACTCATGGAATGCCACCGCATCCTCCGCGATCAGGCCCACGTAGGCGATGGCTCAACCGGCATCTTCTGGAGCGATCCCTGGAGCAAGGACGGCCAGCCCAACGCCGCCAAGATCCGCCCTTACGTCCATGACCTCCGCATGCACGCCGAGCACGCCCTCACCCTCATAGCCCAGGCCCGCGCCGCCGCCCCACCCCTTACAGTGGGTGCCCCACGTCTCGCTTCTGAGACGTGGGATCATGCCGCCTATGACCCACTCAACGCCTACCCCTCCAACCCCACAGCCCTCCGCAACACAGACGCAATCGACGCCCTCGAACTAGGCGCACGTCGCTTCGACTTCATCGGCCTCAAGTTCCAGCTCTCCGATGAAATCATCCAGGGCTACAACCGAGCCCTCATCGCCCGCGCCAGCTCCGACCCCAAGCTCCACGCCACCACCGGACGCGAGATCGGAGACATCGCCAGCGGCGTCAACGGCCGCATCCGCGACCTCCGCGACAACTTCTCCCTCATCCGCGATCTCTACGAGCAGACCTGGCTCCGCTCCAACCGTCCGTACTCCCTCCGCCCGGTCCTCGAAAAGTACGACGCCAGCATTCAACTCTGGATCGCCCGCGGAGAAAAGTTCCGCTCCGCCCAGCGTCAATACGGCGAATCCAAAACCCTCCCCACTGCCTTCGATCTCGGCCTGCCCCCTCAGTAA
- a CDS encoding gluconokinase: MIVVLMGVSGSGKTTIGTVLAGKAGATFADADDYHPAANKQKMAAGHPLNDEDRQPWLETLNRLMVGWFEAGASGVLACSALKDKYRKTLSAGMPAGAVHFVLLDGSKEMIAERLAARHHEYMNPALLESQFATLETPGEDDPSAFKVVNDKAPDDVADEILRRIGLEK, encoded by the coding sequence ATGATTGTCGTTTTGATGGGCGTGAGCGGGTCGGGCAAGACGACGATCGGAACTGTGCTGGCGGGGAAGGCCGGCGCTACTTTTGCTGACGCGGATGATTATCATCCGGCGGCCAACAAGCAGAAGATGGCGGCCGGCCATCCGCTGAACGATGAGGATCGACAGCCGTGGCTGGAGACTTTGAACCGGCTGATGGTGGGCTGGTTCGAGGCGGGAGCGAGTGGAGTGCTGGCTTGCTCAGCGCTAAAGGATAAGTATCGGAAGACGCTTTCAGCAGGGATGCCCGCGGGTGCGGTACACTTCGTGCTGCTTGACGGGTCGAAAGAGATGATTGCGGAACGGCTTGCGGCTCGGCATCATGAGTATATGAATCCGGCGCTGTTGGAGAGCCAGTTTGCGACGCTGGAGACGCCCGGCGAGGACGATCCGAGTGCGTTCAAGGTCGTGAATGACAAGGCGCCTGATGATGTGGCGGACGAGATTTTGAGACGGATAGGACTGGAGAAGTGA
- a CDS encoding tagaturonate epimerase family protein, with the protein MSDDLKLPRFSVGVGDRFAHQAKAQLQACIMAADAGVEVVPVWNKSNREHMIIGSEPSATRLAADAAVKELGWTKPYFLDADHINLKTVQRFLDPCDFFTLDVADLIGQPAKPEDVTQFIHNHPELVGEVVIPKITEPFKTDKAFVEGVANKFLAAVKHAGEIYRLLVENKGVGRFVPEVSMDETDYPQTPVELLIILAMISDEKIPIQTIAPKFTGRFNKGVDYVGDVAQFTKEFNEDLAAIAYAVHTYGLPDNLKLSVHSGSDKFSIYKPMYEAVKATGAGLHLKTAGTTWLEEIIGLAEAGGTGLEIAKEVYSEAYAHQAELCGPYATVINIDHAALPSPETVNGWTSDQFTGALRHDQSNPAYNQSLRQLLHVGFKVAAKMGDRYLKALEANEAIVAKNVTTNLFDRHIKPVFLGL; encoded by the coding sequence ATGAGTGACGATTTGAAGCTTCCCAGATTTTCGGTTGGCGTTGGCGACCGTTTTGCGCATCAGGCTAAGGCGCAGTTGCAGGCTTGCATCATGGCGGCAGATGCTGGGGTTGAGGTTGTGCCGGTGTGGAACAAGTCGAATCGTGAGCACATGATTATTGGCTCGGAGCCGAGTGCGACGCGGCTGGCTGCGGATGCGGCGGTGAAGGAGCTGGGCTGGACGAAGCCTTACTTCCTGGATGCGGATCATATCAATCTGAAGACGGTGCAGCGGTTTCTCGATCCTTGCGACTTCTTCACGCTGGATGTGGCGGACCTGATCGGTCAGCCGGCTAAGCCTGAGGATGTGACGCAGTTCATCCATAATCATCCGGAGCTGGTGGGTGAGGTTGTGATTCCGAAGATTACTGAGCCGTTCAAGACGGATAAGGCGTTTGTAGAAGGCGTTGCGAATAAGTTTCTGGCGGCTGTGAAGCATGCCGGCGAGATCTATCGGCTGCTGGTGGAGAATAAGGGTGTGGGGCGGTTTGTGCCTGAGGTTTCGATGGATGAGACCGACTATCCGCAGACGCCGGTGGAGCTGCTGATCATTCTGGCGATGATCTCGGATGAGAAGATCCCGATTCAGACGATTGCGCCGAAGTTTACGGGGCGGTTCAACAAGGGTGTGGACTATGTGGGCGATGTTGCTCAGTTCACGAAGGAGTTCAACGAGGATCTGGCGGCGATTGCGTATGCGGTGCATACGTATGGGCTGCCGGATAATTTGAAGCTGAGTGTGCACTCGGGGTCGGACAAGTTTTCGATCTATAAGCCGATGTATGAGGCGGTGAAGGCTACGGGCGCCGGTCTGCATCTGAAGACGGCGGGTACGACGTGGCTGGAAGAGATTATTGGGCTGGCTGAGGCGGGCGGGACCGGGCTGGAGATTGCCAAGGAGGTTTACTCCGAGGCGTATGCTCATCAGGCTGAGCTCTGCGGGCCTTATGCGACGGTAATCAACATCGACCATGCTGCGCTGCCTAGCCCGGAGACCGTCAACGGCTGGACGAGCGATCAGTTTACGGGTGCGCTGCGTCATGATCAGTCGAATCCGGCTTACAACCAGAGCTTGCGGCAGTTGCTGCATGTGGGGTTCAAGGTTGCGGCGAAGATGGGCGACCGGTATTTGAAGGCGCTTGAGGCGAATGAGGCGATCGTGGCGAAGAACGTGACGACGAACCTCTTTGACCGGCATATCAAGCCTGTGTTTCTGGGGCTGTAA
- the larB gene encoding nickel pincer cofactor biosynthesis protein LarB: protein MNPTTLLALLAEVERGTLTPESAATRLASMPFEVLNTDQTEEARIDHHRLLRTGLPEVIYAAGKTPAQTANIFATMAATGTAVLATRATQAHYEAVAALTPTAVYQATARCITQQPTQHSAPKGHIAVLCAGTSDLPVAEEAAVTAELFACKVTRLYDVGVAGLPRLLAVRPQLMEADCVIVCAGMEGALPSVVGGLVAVPVIAVPTSVGYGASFGGTSALLGMLNSCSPNVTVVNIDNGFGAAYTATMIARATHPR, encoded by the coding sequence ATGAACCCCACCACCCTCCTGGCCCTCTTAGCCGAAGTAGAACGCGGCACCCTCACCCCGGAATCCGCCGCCACCCGCCTCGCCTCCATGCCCTTCGAAGTCCTGAACACGGACCAAACCGAAGAAGCCCGCATAGACCATCACCGCCTCCTCCGCACCGGCCTGCCCGAGGTCATCTACGCCGCCGGCAAAACCCCCGCCCAAACCGCCAACATCTTCGCCACCATGGCCGCCACCGGCACCGCAGTCCTGGCCACAAGAGCCACGCAAGCCCACTACGAAGCCGTAGCCGCCTTAACCCCCACAGCCGTCTACCAAGCCACAGCCCGCTGCATAACCCAGCAACCCACACAGCATTCAGCCCCAAAGGGCCACATAGCCGTCCTCTGCGCTGGCACCTCAGACCTCCCCGTAGCAGAAGAAGCCGCCGTCACAGCCGAGCTCTTCGCCTGCAAGGTCACCCGTCTCTACGACGTAGGCGTAGCCGGCCTCCCCCGCCTCCTCGCCGTCCGCCCCCAACTGATGGAAGCCGATTGCGTCATCGTCTGTGCCGGCATGGAAGGAGCCCTGCCCTCAGTCGTAGGAGGTCTGGTAGCCGTCCCCGTCATAGCCGTCCCCACCTCGGTCGGCTACGGAGCCAGCTTCGGCGGCACCAGCGCTCTTCTAGGCATGCTCAACTCCTGCTCCCCCAACGTCACCGTTGTCAATATAGACAACGGCTTCGGTGCAGCCTATACGGCCACTATGATCGCCAGAGCCACACATCCCCGGTGA